Proteins encoded by one window of Porphyrobacter sp. YT40:
- the rpsK gene encoding 30S ribosomal protein S11, translating to MAREPGRIRRRDKKNITSGVAHINASFNNTMITITDAQGNAISWSSAGMMGFKGSRKSTPYAAQVAADDAGKKAAEHGVRTLEVEVKGPGSGRESALRGLAAVGFNITSIRDVTPIPHNGVRPSKRRRV from the coding sequence ATGGCACGCGAACCAGGCCGTATTCGGCGCCGTGACAAGAAGAACATCACCAGCGGCGTTGCGCACATCAATGCCAGCTTCAACAACACCATGATTACCATCACCGACGCGCAGGGCAATGCCATTTCGTGGTCGTCCGCGGGCATGATGGGCTTCAAGGGCAGCCGCAAGTCGACCCCGTATGCTGCGCAGGTCGCGGCCGACGATGCGGGCAAGAAGGCCGCCGAACACGGCGTGCGCACGCTCGAAGTCGAAGTGAAGGGCCCGGGTTCGGGCCGTGAAAGCGCGCTGCGGGGTCTTGCAGCCGTCGGTTTCAACATTACCTCGATCCGCGACGTTACGCCGATCCCGCACAACGGCGTGCGTCCCTCCAAGCGTCGCCGCGTCTGA